Proteins found in one Thermoplasmata archaeon genomic segment:
- a CDS encoding DUF5788 family protein — MSGGGDEELVNWDGVLSPDERGRILARIRSAFAEVGTRIPDFVEVEGRKLPLRETVLAYLERERWTRRELGEVDALCAALEGRVAELERSIREGDIDEASALALMREALGILRALSHLRKLGDAGERSVAKEALMSRVEDERRWLRFVRRVRG; from the coding sequence GTGAGCGGTGGGGGCGACGAGGAACTGGTTAACTGGGACGGTGTGCTGAGCCCTGATGAAAGGGGGCGAATACTGGCAAGAATTCGCTCCGCATTCGCAGAGGTTGGGACCAGAATTCCGGATTTCGTCGAGGTGGAAGGGAGGAAGCTCCCGCTCAGGGAAACCGTGCTAGCCTATCTAGAGAGGGAGCGATGGACGCGCCGAGAGCTGGGCGAGGTCGATGCGCTCTGCGCCGCCCTCGAGGGAAGGGTAGCGGAGCTCGAGCGCTCTATCAGGGAAGGGGACATAGACGAGGCCTCCGCGTTGGCGCTGATGAGGGAGGCGCTGGGCATCCTGAGGGCGTTGAGCCACTTGAGAAAGCTTGGCGACGCCGGAGAAAGGAGCGTGGCGAAGGAGGCCCTGATGAGCAGGGTGGAGGACGAAAGGAGGTGGCTGCGCTTCGTCAGGAGGGTTAGGGGGTAG
- a CDS encoding RNA-binding domain-containing protein: protein MLTVEASVKPSEDGEKVRRAMLNIFPDLKFEGVESGGREQGPEERGTAEDRIVEEGEGRGGGTGNGTGKETWAGECVGGKGEGKPPAGEQRGPEPVIQSATGAVTVQPEYRLVGRGESVAKFAELLRRQRIRDAARRVLLKGMKGESLTVFRLNKQAAFVGKVSFSEGESPLGDITVRLEHPGLMALIDSVAPDTRKQLKLSGKRVAAGGKGIWREAHLQWKRGEPWDWRRELEGGGEDEEE from the coding sequence ATGCTGACCGTAGAGGCGTCTGTAAAGCCGAGCGAGGACGGGGAGAAGGTCCGGAGGGCGATGCTGAACATTTTCCCGGACCTGAAATTCGAGGGAGTCGAGTCCGGGGGTCGGGAGCAGGGCCCGGAAGAGCGGGGAACGGCTGAAGATCGAATAGTTGAAGAAGGCGAGGGGAGGGGAGGAGGCACCGGAAATGGCACCGGAAAGGAGACATGGGCGGGGGAATGCGTGGGAGGGAAGGGGGAAGGAAAGCCCCCTGCCGGAGAGCAAAGAGGGCCTGAGCCCGTGATTCAGAGCGCCACCGGTGCTGTGACCGTCCAGCCCGAGTACAGACTCGTGGGCAGGGGAGAGTCGGTGGCGAAATTCGCTGAGCTACTCAGGCGCCAGAGAATTCGCGACGCCGCCCGCCGGGTTCTCCTGAAGGGAATGAAGGGCGAGAGCCTCACTGTATTCAGGCTGAACAAGCAGGCCGCTTTTGTGGGAAAGGTGAGTTTCTCCGAAGGAGAGAGTCCATTGGGCGACATCACTGTCAGGCTGGAACACCCAGGGCTGATGGCCCTGATAGACAGCGTTGCACCGGACACTAGGAAGCAGCTGAAACTGAGTGGGAAGCGCGTAGCCGCCGGCGGAAAGGGTATCTGGCGAGAGGCGCATTTGCAGTGGAAAAGGGGCGAGCCCTGGGACTGGAGGAGGGAACTCGAAGGGGGCGGGGAGGACGAGGAAGAGTAG
- a CDS encoding sugar phosphate isomerase/epimerase family protein, whose translation MNRIAVSVPALCHEPVEEVAPRILGKFSVWEVVAEYRHHLRAIRQFLREFLGSNHMELQVHAPLSDINITSFSERVREASMAETVETIAIAAELGALCVTVHPGLMSPVSRMAPGRVRELALAAMRRLDAAREEHGVPVAVENMPRMRALLFQTPAEVLRLVEGTGLGLCFDIGHAHTCGNVEEFLELAPRFTNVHIHDNTGERDEHLVLGRGTAPLAPALRALRDYRGTYVIEANTLEEGVESRRVLEGLLGQDS comes from the coding sequence GTGAACAGAATCGCAGTCTCAGTTCCAGCCCTCTGCCATGAGCCTGTGGAGGAGGTGGCGCCCCGAATTCTGGGGAAGTTCTCCGTCTGGGAGGTCGTGGCGGAGTACAGGCACCACCTGAGAGCAATCAGACAGTTCCTTCGCGAATTCCTCGGGTCTAATCATATGGAGCTTCAGGTCCATGCGCCCTTGAGCGATATCAACATCACATCCTTCTCGGAGAGGGTACGCGAGGCCTCGATGGCCGAGACAGTCGAGACCATCGCCATTGCCGCTGAGCTGGGAGCGCTCTGCGTCACCGTCCACCCTGGCCTGATGTCGCCCGTGTCTAGAATGGCTCCGGGGCGCGTCCGAGAGCTGGCGCTCGCGGCGATGAGGAGGCTCGACGCCGCGCGTGAGGAGCACGGGGTGCCAGTCGCAGTGGAAAATATGCCGCGAATGAGGGCCCTGCTCTTCCAGACCCCGGCCGAGGTGCTGCGGCTTGTCGAGGGCACGGGGCTGGGCCTGTGCTTCGATATCGGCCACGCCCACACCTGCGGAAATGTGGAGGAGTTCCTAGAGCTCGCGCCGCGCTTCACTAACGTCCACATCCACGACAACACAGGTGAGAGGGACGAGCATCTCGTTCTGGGGAGGGGGACCGCGCCGCTCGCCCCTGCTCTGCGCGCCCTGAGAGATTACAGGGGAACCTATGTAATCGAGGCCAACACGCTGGAGGAGGGCGTTGAGAGCCGGAGGGTTCTGGAGGGCTTGCTGGGACAAGACTCCTGA
- a CDS encoding methyltransferase domain-containing protein: MERTDAGYDAALEFYDQYYGELFDLQFYAALARRFGSPVLDAMCGTGRLAIPLARAGYDVVAFDSHEGMLALARKKLEAEGEEVKRRLELRREDVRSFDLGREFNLIIVALSSFLHLIEPADQDAAVACLKRHLSLDGALAVACLNPLSLRGGHPDGLSVTRILPDGSRVCRRNTVEVDSESGLLHMRFRWEHVGPAGCRVVDNEFDLKLLPPNRLKALLEGAGLEIMERWGGYSGEPLTSSSRWIVFVARRRPVVHLRA, encoded by the coding sequence GTGGAGAGAACCGACGCGGGCTACGACGCCGCCCTGGAGTTCTACGACCAGTACTACGGCGAGCTCTTTGACCTCCAGTTCTACGCCGCGCTGGCTCGCAGGTTCGGCTCGCCGGTTCTGGACGCGATGTGCGGGACCGGGCGCCTCGCCATCCCGCTCGCGCGGGCCGGGTACGACGTTGTGGCCTTCGACTCTCACGAGGGCATGCTCGCACTCGCCAGAAAGAAGCTCGAGGCCGAGGGTGAAGAAGTAAAGCGGAGGCTCGAGCTCCGCAGGGAGGATGTCCGCTCATTCGACCTGGGCCGGGAGTTCAACCTGATAATTGTCGCCCTAAGCTCCTTCCTCCATCTGATCGAGCCTGCGGACCAGGACGCCGCCGTCGCGTGTCTCAAACGCCATCTGAGCCTTGACGGCGCGCTGGCGGTCGCCTGCCTCAACCCCCTCTCACTGCGCGGGGGCCACCCTGACGGCCTGAGCGTGACCAGAATTCTGCCCGATGGGAGCAGGGTCTGCAGGCGCAATACAGTCGAGGTCGACAGCGAGAGCGGCCTGCTCCACATGCGCTTCCGCTGGGAGCACGTGGGGCCGGCGGGCTGCCGCGTCGTGGACAACGAGTTCGACCTGAAGCTCCTCCCGCCCAACAGGCTCAAGGCGCTGCTCGAGGGCGCGGGTCTCGAGATAATGGAGAGGTGGGGCGGGTACAGCGGGGAGCCCCTGACCTCGAGCAGCAGATGGATCGTTTTCGTGGCGCGGAGGAGGCCCGTGGTCCATCTGAGGGCGTGA